In Pseudomonas oryzicola, one DNA window encodes the following:
- a CDS encoding 3-deoxy-7-phosphoheptulonate synthase, whose translation MQASSLALPLTQPQAANTTVSQRLPSPHLLKQQMPLPSELAQQVHAHRQAIRDILDGHDQRLLVIVGPCSIHDPRSALEYADRLAALGREVDDQLLLVMRAYVEKPRTTVGWKGLAYDPHLDGSDDMHAGIALSRGLMLSMLERGLPIATELLQPMAAGYFDDLLGWAAIGARTTESQIHREMVSGLELPVGFKNGTDGGIAIASDAMRSAAHPHRHFGMDAQGYPAIIETLGNPDTHLVLRGGHTGPNHDANSIAMARQALAKAGLQARIMVDCSHANSGKDPARQPAVFNDVLAQRLAGDRSIVGVMIEGHLFDGCQALGKGPLKYGVSITDGCLGWTSTEALLRQAAEKLQ comes from the coding sequence ATGCAAGCTTCCAGCCTCGCCCTGCCCCTGACCCAGCCACAAGCGGCCAATACCACCGTCAGCCAGCGCCTGCCCAGCCCGCACCTGCTCAAGCAGCAAATGCCGCTGCCCAGCGAACTGGCCCAGCAAGTCCATGCCCACCGCCAGGCCATCCGCGACATCCTCGACGGCCACGATCAGCGCCTGCTGGTGATCGTCGGCCCATGCTCGATCCACGACCCACGCTCGGCCCTGGAATACGCCGATCGCCTGGCCGCCCTCGGCCGCGAAGTCGACGACCAACTGCTGCTGGTGATGCGCGCCTACGTCGAAAAACCGCGTACCACGGTCGGCTGGAAAGGCCTGGCCTACGACCCGCACCTCGACGGTAGCGACGACATGCACGCAGGCATCGCCTTGTCCCGCGGGCTGATGCTGAGCATGCTCGAACGCGGCCTGCCGATTGCCACCGAGCTCCTGCAACCGATGGCCGCCGGCTATTTCGATGACCTGCTGGGCTGGGCCGCGATTGGCGCGCGCACCACCGAATCGCAGATCCACCGCGAAATGGTCAGTGGCCTGGAACTGCCGGTAGGCTTCAAGAACGGCACCGACGGCGGCATCGCCATCGCCAGCGACGCCATGCGCAGCGCCGCCCATCCGCACCGCCACTTCGGCATGGATGCGCAGGGCTACCCGGCAATCATCGAGACCCTGGGCAACCCGGATACCCACCTGGTGCTGCGCGGCGGCCACACAGGCCCGAACCACGATGCCAACAGCATCGCCATGGCCCGCCAGGCCTTGGCCAAGGCCGGGCTGCAGGCGCGCATCATGGTCGATTGCAGCCACGCCAACAGCGGCAAGGACCCCGCGCGCCAACCTGCCGTGTTCAACGACGTGCTGGCGCAGCGCCTGGCCGGCGACCGTTCGATCGTCGGAGTGATGATCGAAGGCCACCTGTTCGATGGCTGCCAGGCGCTGGGCAAGGGCCCATTGAAATACGGCGTGTCGATCACCGACGGCTGCCTGGGCTGGACATCGACCGAGGCCCTGTTGCGCCAGGCGGCGGAAAAACTCCAGTAG
- a CDS encoding YbhB/YbcL family Raf kinase inhibitor-like protein, producing the protein MHLTPWLLAALLACSPLAVAAGQGALSISSSSFTDGGIIALPQVGLDPACGAGEERSPQLSWDNLPAGTQSLALILFDPDGGKGLGVVHWLVYNIHPDQDGLKEGAAGLTGQRVTVGRNSRGTLSYRGPCPPAGDNPHHYVLTLIATDLPPGTLPEGLDRTGLLQLLQGHALGAQSLVGRYGH; encoded by the coding sequence ATGCACCTCACACCCTGGCTGCTGGCTGCCCTGCTAGCGTGTAGTCCCCTGGCTGTCGCGGCTGGCCAGGGCGCACTGTCAATCAGTTCCTCATCGTTTACCGACGGCGGGATAATCGCCTTGCCGCAGGTTGGCCTGGACCCGGCCTGCGGCGCGGGCGAAGAGCGCAGCCCGCAACTGAGCTGGGACAACCTGCCCGCGGGTACGCAGTCGCTGGCCCTGATCCTGTTCGACCCGGACGGCGGCAAGGGCCTCGGAGTGGTCCACTGGCTGGTCTACAACATCCACCCTGACCAGGATGGGCTGAAGGAAGGCGCCGCCGGCCTCACCGGGCAACGCGTTACGGTGGGGCGCAATTCGCGCGGCACGCTCAGCTACCGGGGACCCTGCCCGCCTGCCGGCGACAACCCGCACCACTACGTATTGACCCTGATCGCCACCGACCTGCCGCCAGGCACCTTGCCCGAAGGCCTGGACCGCACCGGCCTGCTGCAGTTGCTGCAAGGCCATGCGCTGGGCGCGCAGAGCCTGGTCGGGCGTTACGGGCATTGA
- a CDS encoding MFS transporter has product MSARLLAMALAPLLGLFIIALGNGFMSSLTTLRLGAAGESATTIGIVSSTYFIGLTLGAIFNDRLILRIGHIRAYTSFAALIAVTILLQGLCYEVTWWSLLRLINGWAAVGVFLVIESWLLLAGDAKIRGRLLALYMIAFYGAGVIAQAGLGEITHLGDTAPFMLAAVLAALSVLPIVILPRVSPLLDQVEPLKPRQLLGVAPSGLVGCFGSGVAIAGIYTLLPLYLQRIGLDVGEVGNMMAWVILGAMLLQYPVGRWSDRKDRQDVLIALAALCMLLALVTVFLPSDSALLPAMLFLLGGGVFTLYPVAVSHAADRAPSDALVPMIQGLLLINSLGSAMAPVAISPMMTEFGEAGLFWAFAVVNLAMVCFFMWRRGKRPAAEHPAPFTASTTFSPTGAELRVTEDLMHAAQEHPPLAPTEPVPSSRSASH; this is encoded by the coding sequence ATGTCTGCGCGTTTGCTGGCCATGGCGCTGGCGCCCCTGCTCGGGCTGTTCATCATCGCCCTGGGCAACGGCTTCATGTCTTCCCTTACCACCCTGCGCCTGGGCGCTGCCGGCGAATCGGCCACTACCATCGGTATCGTCTCGTCGACCTATTTCATCGGCCTGACCCTGGGCGCCATCTTCAACGACCGGCTGATTCTGCGCATCGGCCATATCCGCGCCTACACCAGCTTCGCCGCGCTGATCGCGGTGACCATCCTGCTGCAAGGCCTGTGCTACGAGGTCACCTGGTGGTCGCTGCTACGCCTGATCAACGGCTGGGCGGCGGTGGGTGTGTTCCTGGTGATCGAAAGCTGGCTGTTGCTGGCCGGTGATGCCAAGATCCGTGGCCGCCTCCTGGCGCTGTACATGATCGCCTTCTACGGTGCCGGGGTTATCGCCCAGGCAGGCTTGGGCGAAATCACCCACCTGGGTGACACCGCGCCGTTCATGCTGGCTGCCGTGCTGGCCGCGCTGTCGGTGCTGCCGATCGTGATTCTGCCACGGGTATCGCCGCTGCTGGACCAGGTCGAACCGCTCAAACCGCGGCAGTTGCTGGGCGTGGCTCCGTCGGGCCTGGTCGGCTGCTTTGGCTCGGGTGTGGCCATTGCCGGCATCTACACCCTGCTGCCGCTGTACCTGCAACGCATCGGCCTGGATGTAGGTGAGGTCGGCAACATGATGGCCTGGGTGATCCTCGGGGCCATGCTGCTGCAATACCCGGTCGGGCGTTGGTCCGACCGCAAGGACCGCCAGGATGTACTGATCGCCCTGGCTGCGCTGTGCATGCTGCTGGCGCTGGTGACGGTGTTCCTGCCGTCGGACTCGGCCCTGCTGCCGGCCATGTTGTTCCTGCTGGGCGGCGGTGTGTTCACCCTGTACCCGGTGGCGGTCAGCCATGCCGCCGACCGGGCGCCGTCCGATGCGCTGGTGCCGATGATTCAGGGCCTGCTGCTGATCAACTCGTTGGGCTCGGCCATGGCGCCGGTGGCGATCTCGCCGATGATGACCGAATTCGGCGAGGCCGGGTTGTTCTGGGCCTTTGCCGTGGTCAACCTGGCCATGGTGTGCTTCTTCATGTGGCGCCGTGGCAAGCGCCCGGCCGCAGAGCACCCGGCGCCGTTCACCGCTTCGACCACCTTCTCGCCGACCGGTGCCGAGTTGCGGGTGACGGAAGACCTGATGCATGCAGCGCAGGAACACCCACCGCTGGCCCCCACCGAGCCTGTGCCCAGCAGCCGCAGCGCAAGCCACTGA
- a CDS encoding AEC family transporter, producing the protein MFASLFAVLAPVFMVAGIGYAWARKGLDYPTEFIARVVMTIGTPSLVLSTLSRTELQPNAFASMAMACLLCTLGMALAGWLVCRVTGRHWRVLLPAFMFPNTGNMGLPISLYAFGEHGLALAVAFFLTLSIVQFTLGMAISGTAASFKALLRNPIVISLAGAMPIIFLDFELPRWLANTVNLLGGMTIPLMLLTLGVSLASIRLRQVGSGLLLGGVRIGLGAAVGWAVGVALGLDSLARAVLVVQSAMPVAVFNYLMAVRANREPEQVANLVMCSTVLSFAWLPVVLAWWM; encoded by the coding sequence ATGTTCGCCTCGTTGTTCGCAGTCCTGGCCCCGGTCTTCATGGTTGCCGGAATCGGCTATGCCTGGGCCCGCAAGGGCCTGGACTACCCCACCGAATTCATCGCGCGGGTGGTGATGACCATTGGCACGCCGTCCTTGGTACTGTCTACCCTGAGCCGTACCGAACTGCAGCCGAACGCCTTCGCCAGCATGGCCATGGCCTGCCTGCTGTGCACCCTGGGCATGGCCCTGGCCGGCTGGCTGGTGTGCCGCGTTACGGGCCGGCACTGGCGGGTGCTGTTGCCGGCGTTCATGTTCCCCAATACCGGCAACATGGGCCTGCCCATCAGCCTGTATGCCTTCGGCGAACATGGCCTGGCCCTGGCCGTGGCGTTCTTCCTGACCTTGTCGATCGTGCAGTTCACCCTCGGCATGGCGATTTCAGGTACGGCTGCTTCGTTCAAGGCATTGCTGCGCAACCCCATCGTGATCAGCCTGGCCGGGGCCATGCCGATCATCTTTCTCGACTTCGAGCTGCCCCGTTGGCTGGCCAATACCGTCAACTTGCTGGGCGGCATGACCATCCCCCTGATGCTGCTGACCCTGGGCGTGTCGCTGGCCAGCATTCGCCTGCGTCAGGTGGGCAGCGGCTTGCTGCTGGGCGGCGTGCGCATTGGCCTGGGGGCAGCGGTGGGCTGGGCGGTGGGCGTGGCGCTGGGCCTGGACAGCCTGGCGCGCGCGGTACTGGTGGTGCAATCGGCGATGCCGGTGGCGGTGTTCAACTACCTGATGGCAGTACGCGCCAACCGCGAGCCAGAGCAGGTGGCGAACCTGGTGATGTGCTCGACGGTGCTGTCGTTTGCCTGGTTGCCGGTGGTGCTGGCCTGGTGGATGTAG
- a CDS encoding HAD family hydrolase: MLTALLFDLDGTLTDTDTLHLQAFRQLLHEHDGRELSQAQFEAQVSGRANGELFAELFVGASAEQCRALADRKEALFRDLSPSLEPMPGLLRLLEHARAHALGLCVVTNAPRLNAEHMLGAMGLGRHFEHVLVAEELARPKPDPLPYLTGLQRLGAEAGQALAFEDSLPGVAAASGAGIFTVGVATTQTPERLLAAGAGLVIDDFNDPALWALIKAMQ; encoded by the coding sequence ATGCTGACTGCCCTGCTGTTCGACCTCGACGGAACCCTCACCGACACCGACACCCTGCACCTGCAGGCGTTTCGCCAGCTGCTGCACGAGCATGACGGCCGCGAACTGAGCCAGGCACAGTTCGAGGCCCAGGTCAGCGGCCGCGCCAACGGCGAGCTGTTTGCCGAGCTGTTTGTCGGCGCCAGTGCCGAGCAATGCCGCGCACTGGCCGACCGCAAGGAGGCGCTGTTCCGCGACCTGTCGCCCAGCCTGGAGCCGATGCCGGGCCTGCTGCGCCTGCTGGAACATGCCCGCGCTCATGCCCTGGGACTGTGCGTGGTGACCAACGCACCGCGGCTCAATGCCGAACACATGCTGGGCGCCATGGGCCTGGGCCGGCACTTCGAGCATGTACTGGTGGCCGAGGAACTGGCGCGGCCCAAGCCCGACCCGTTGCCCTACCTGACCGGGCTGCAGCGGTTGGGGGCCGAGGCCGGGCAGGCACTGGCCTTCGAGGACTCGCTGCCAGGGGTGGCGGCGGCGAGTGGCGCAGGGATCTTCACCGTGGGCGTGGCCACGACCCAGACGCCGGAACGCTTGCTGGCGGCGGGGGCCGGGTTGGTGATTGACGATTTCAACGACCCGGCGTTGTGGGCGTTGATCAAGGCCATGCAATGA
- the lexA gene encoding transcriptional repressor LexA has translation MCSMDNLTPKRRAIFDFIRERIADHGQPPSLADIATRFGFASRSVARKHITALCQAGYIDVTPNQARGIRLAEPLRRPEILEVPVLGQVAAGAPIGPDLDIHEQLLLDPSLFRRTPDYLLKVRGDSMIDDGIFDGDLVGILQQADARDGQIVVARLDGEVTIKRLQRQGRGYRLLPRNPAYAPIDVRPEQEFFIEGVFCGLLRRD, from the coding sequence ATGTGCTCCATGGACAATCTTACCCCCAAACGCCGCGCGATCTTCGACTTCATCCGCGAGCGCATCGCCGACCACGGCCAGCCACCGAGCCTGGCCGATATCGCCACGCGCTTCGGTTTTGCCTCGCGCAGCGTCGCCCGCAAGCACATCACCGCCCTGTGCCAGGCCGGCTACATCGATGTCACGCCGAACCAGGCGCGCGGCATTCGCCTGGCCGAACCGCTGCGCCGGCCGGAAATCCTCGAAGTGCCGGTGCTGGGCCAGGTAGCGGCAGGCGCCCCCATCGGCCCGGACCTCGACATCCACGAGCAGTTGCTGCTCGACCCCAGCCTGTTCCGCCGTACCCCCGACTACCTGCTGAAGGTGCGTGGCGACTCGATGATCGACGACGGCATCTTCGACGGCGACCTGGTCGGCATCCTGCAGCAGGCCGACGCCCGCGACGGGCAGATCGTGGTCGCGCGCCTGGACGGGGAAGTGACCATCAAGCGCCTGCAGCGCCAGGGCCGCGGTTACCGGCTGTTGCCGCGCAACCCGGCCTATGCGCCCATCGATGTGCGGCCTGAACAGGAGTTCTTCATCGAAGGCGTATTCTGCGGCTTGCTGAGGCGTGACTGA
- the imuA gene encoding translesion DNA synthesis-associated protein ImuA: MGAVVDLDRLLDQRRVWRGRQAQARPLGLQPTGHAALDERLPEGGWPAAALSELLLASPGCGELQLLWPTLARLSADAGRVVLVAPPFIPYAPAWQAAGVDLRWLVQVDAEPAEALWAAEQCLRSGSCAAVLCWPERADDRALRRLQVAAETGQALAFACRPQQAAHNPSPAALRIAVDTRPAQWRVLKSRGGMPPALPIACPGRG, translated from the coding sequence ATGGGCGCGGTGGTCGACCTCGACCGGCTGCTCGACCAGCGCCGGGTATGGCGCGGCCGGCAGGCCCAGGCGCGGCCACTCGGGCTGCAGCCCACCGGCCATGCCGCCCTCGACGAACGCCTGCCGGAAGGTGGTTGGCCGGCAGCGGCCCTCAGCGAACTGTTGCTGGCCAGCCCCGGCTGTGGCGAATTGCAATTGCTGTGGCCAACGCTGGCGCGCCTGAGCGCTGACGCTGGCCGGGTGGTGCTGGTGGCACCGCCCTTCATTCCTTACGCCCCGGCCTGGCAGGCTGCCGGGGTGGACCTGCGCTGGCTGGTGCAGGTTGACGCCGAACCTGCCGAGGCCCTGTGGGCTGCCGAACAGTGCCTGCGCTCCGGCAGTTGTGCGGCGGTGCTGTGCTGGCCAGAACGTGCCGATGACCGCGCCCTGCGGCGCCTGCAGGTGGCCGCCGAAACCGGCCAGGCACTGGCCTTTGCCTGCCGGCCGCAACAGGCAGCGCACAACCCTTCACCCGCCGCGCTGCGCATTGCCGTCGACACCCGCCCGGCGCAATGGCGTGTGCTGAAAAGCCGGGGCGGCATGCCGCCGGCGCTGCCCATCGCCTGCCCGGGGCGGGGCTGA
- a CDS encoding Y-family DNA polymerase, with translation MLWACILFPQLALDTVLRERDDPDTPLVLLGGPTQRRVLQAVNPAAAALGLRAGQTLTAARALAEGFSCVEADPRRIDQVQQLLAAWAYRFSAQVSLHYPRALLLEVGSSLQLFGPWPAFEARLRQELAELGLRQRIVLASNPVAARMLANGHDGLAVGDADATRAALLGMPIERIGLPAPAAEAFARMGLGQLGQVLALPRDTLARRFAAQVQLHLDQLLGLRNLGLAFYQPPDRFETRLELNFDVESHQALLFPLRRMLNDLAAFLAGRDCGVQRFCLHLEHVDGPDTLLKVGLLAAERDAARLFELARGRLEPLRIPAPVRNLRLVAEDLPPFVPQHQALFDPRAQQAQPWEQLRERLRARLGDEAVKSLSVAADHRPEYAWQPVVQGGQGNLPVLPGSRPGWLLPAPLRLDETSYRVQGHGERIESGWWDGGDVRRDYYRIETRDGLRGWAYRDLSQAGPLWLQGWFA, from the coding sequence ATGCTCTGGGCCTGCATCCTGTTTCCGCAGCTGGCGCTGGACACGGTCCTGCGTGAGCGTGACGACCCCGACACCCCCTTGGTGCTGCTTGGCGGGCCGACCCAGCGCCGGGTACTGCAGGCGGTCAACCCGGCAGCGGCCGCCCTCGGCTTGCGTGCGGGGCAAACCCTGACCGCCGCACGCGCCCTGGCCGAGGGTTTCAGTTGTGTCGAAGCCGACCCCAGGCGCATCGACCAGGTGCAGCAGTTGCTGGCGGCCTGGGCCTACCGCTTCAGCGCCCAGGTCAGCCTGCACTACCCACGCGCGCTGTTGCTGGAGGTGGGCTCCAGCCTGCAACTGTTCGGCCCCTGGCCGGCGTTCGAGGCACGCCTGCGCCAGGAACTGGCGGAGCTGGGGCTGCGCCAACGCATCGTCCTGGCCAGCAACCCGGTGGCGGCGCGCATGCTTGCCAACGGCCACGATGGCCTGGCCGTAGGCGATGCCGATGCCACCCGGGCGGCGTTGCTGGGCATGCCCATCGAGCGTATCGGCCTGCCTGCGCCGGCTGCCGAAGCCTTTGCACGCATGGGCCTGGGGCAGTTGGGCCAGGTACTGGCCTTGCCTCGCGACACCTTGGCCAGGCGCTTTGCGGCCCAGGTGCAGCTGCACCTTGACCAGCTGCTTGGCTTGCGCAACCTGGGGCTGGCCTTCTATCAGCCACCTGACCGTTTCGAAACCAGGCTGGAGCTGAATTTCGACGTCGAATCACACCAGGCCCTGCTGTTCCCGTTGCGGCGCATGCTCAATGACCTTGCCGCATTCCTCGCCGGGCGTGATTGCGGCGTGCAGCGGTTCTGCCTGCACCTGGAGCACGTCGACGGGCCGGATACCTTGCTCAAAGTGGGGCTGCTGGCCGCCGAACGCGATGCCGCGAGGCTGTTCGAGCTGGCCCGCGGGCGCCTGGAGCCGCTGCGCATTCCCGCCCCGGTGCGTAACCTGCGGCTGGTAGCCGAGGACCTGCCACCTTTCGTGCCACAGCACCAGGCATTGTTCGACCCGCGGGCGCAACAGGCGCAACCCTGGGAGCAATTGCGTGAACGACTGCGCGCGCGCCTGGGCGATGAGGCGGTCAAGAGCCTGAGCGTAGCTGCCGACCACCGCCCCGAATACGCCTGGCAGCCGGTGGTGCAGGGCGGGCAGGGCAACCTGCCGGTGCTCCCTGGCAGCCGCCCTGGCTGGTTGCTGCCGGCCCCGCTGAGGCTGGACGAAACCAGCTATCGCGTGCAGGGCCATGGCGAGCGTATCGAGTCGGGCTGGTGGGATGGCGGCGACGTGCGCCGTGATTACTACCGCATCGAAACCCGTGATGGCCTGCGTGGCTGGGCCTATCGTGACCTGAGCCAGGCTGGCCCGTTGTGGCTGCAGGGCTGGTTCGCATGA
- a CDS encoding error-prone DNA polymerase, which produces MNAPGYAELHCLSNFSFQRGASSADELFRRAREQGYQALAITDECTLAGIVRAWQAAKEHQLQLIVGSEVQLQDGLKLVLLVQDLAGYQNLCALITRARRRAQKGEYQLFRDDLQQHHQGLLALWVADDSGDTAAGQWLYSVFAERLWLAVHLHRGSDDALRLERMRSLAARVGIRAVACGDVHMHVRGRRALQDCMTAIRQHCQVAEAGRFLFANGERHLRSQAQLGELYPADLLAETLAIAARCRFELSELKYQYPRELVPQGHTPASWLQALCEQGMPSRWPGGASDKVREVLAKELALIEALGYESYFLTVHDIVAFARRQGILCQGRGSAANSVVCFVLGITELDPMEHRLLFERFLSRERNEPPDIDVDFEHDRREEVIQYVFRRYGRHRAALTAVVNTYHAAGALRDVARVLGLPADQVDALAKCCGRWSDRIPDDQRLAEAGFEAGSPTLRRVLVLAGELIGFPRHLSQHPGGFVISQQPLDELVPVENAAMPERTVIQWDKDDLDMVGLLKVDVLALGMLSALRRCFDLLQRHRGRHLTLATIPAEDPATYAMISRAETMGVFQIESRAQMAMLPRLRPEKFYDLVIEVAIVRPGPIQGDMVHPYLRRRLKQEPVTYPSPQLKAVFERTLGVPLFQEQVMELAMVAADYSPGEADQLRRSMAAWKRHGGLEPHRERLIKGMLRNGYELAFAERIFEQIKGFGSYGFPESHAASFALLCYASSWLKCHEPAIFTCALVNSWPMGFYSPDQLLQEARRQGIEVRPVDVCHSDWDCTLEPESGEALAIRMGLRLVRGFAEADARRLVQARAQRAWRDVEDVCLRAGLDARARAQLADAGALRALARDRHQARWQVAAVQPQLPLFADVEAAPEDAVELPVPSVAENLMADYQALGTTLGPHPLALLRSRLRALGCRSSGELQGVEHGDNIAVAGLVVGRQRPQTASGVTFVTLEDEHGMLNVVVWRDLAERQRRALVGSQLLKVSGRLEQADGVRHLIARRLEDVSQLLQGLDVRSRDFH; this is translated from the coding sequence ATGAACGCCCCGGGTTATGCCGAGCTGCATTGTCTGTCCAACTTCAGCTTCCAGCGCGGTGCATCGAGTGCCGACGAGCTGTTCCGGCGTGCGCGCGAGCAGGGCTACCAGGCCCTGGCGATCACCGACGAATGCACCCTGGCCGGCATCGTCCGGGCCTGGCAGGCGGCAAAGGAACACCAGCTGCAGTTGATCGTGGGCAGCGAAGTCCAGCTGCAGGATGGCCTCAAGCTGGTGCTGCTGGTGCAGGACCTGGCGGGCTACCAGAACCTGTGTGCGTTGATCACCCGGGCCCGGCGGCGAGCACAGAAGGGCGAGTACCAGCTGTTTCGCGATGACCTGCAGCAGCACCACCAGGGCCTGCTGGCCCTGTGGGTAGCCGATGACAGCGGCGATACCGCTGCGGGGCAGTGGCTGTACAGCGTGTTCGCTGAGCGCCTGTGGCTGGCCGTGCACCTGCACCGTGGCAGTGACGATGCCTTGCGCCTTGAACGCATGCGCAGCCTGGCGGCCAGGGTCGGCATCCGTGCCGTGGCCTGCGGCGACGTGCACATGCACGTGCGCGGCCGCCGCGCCTTGCAGGATTGCATGACCGCCATCCGCCAGCATTGCCAGGTAGCCGAGGCCGGGCGCTTTCTGTTTGCCAATGGCGAGCGCCACCTGCGCAGCCAGGCACAACTGGGCGAACTCTATCCCGCCGACCTGCTGGCCGAGACCTTGGCCATCGCTGCGCGCTGCCGCTTCGAACTGAGCGAGTTGAAATACCAGTACCCACGCGAACTGGTGCCCCAGGGCCATACCCCGGCCAGCTGGTTGCAGGCACTGTGCGAGCAAGGGATGCCGTCGCGCTGGCCGGGCGGGGCGAGTGACAAGGTGCGGGAAGTGCTGGCCAAGGAGTTGGCGCTGATCGAGGCGCTGGGCTACGAAAGTTATTTTCTGACGGTGCACGACATCGTCGCTTTCGCCCGCAGGCAGGGCATTCTTTGCCAGGGCCGGGGTTCGGCGGCCAACTCGGTGGTGTGTTTCGTCCTTGGCATCACCGAGCTCGACCCCATGGAACACCGCCTGTTGTTCGAGCGCTTCCTGTCGCGCGAGCGCAACGAGCCGCCGGATATCGACGTGGACTTCGAGCACGACCGCCGCGAAGAAGTGATCCAGTATGTGTTCCGCCGCTACGGTCGGCACCGGGCGGCGCTTACTGCGGTGGTCAACACCTATCATGCCGCCGGTGCGCTGCGGGATGTGGCGCGGGTGCTGGGGTTGCCCGCCGACCAGGTGGATGCCCTGGCCAAATGTTGTGGCCGCTGGAGCGATCGCATACCCGATGACCAGCGTCTGGCCGAGGCCGGTTTCGAGGCGGGCAGCCCTACGCTGCGGCGGGTACTGGTGTTGGCCGGCGAGCTGATCGGCTTCCCCCGCCACCTGTCGCAGCATCCGGGCGGTTTCGTCATTTCGCAGCAACCCCTGGATGAGCTGGTGCCGGTAGAGAATGCGGCGATGCCGGAGCGTACGGTGATCCAGTGGGACAAGGACGACCTGGACATGGTCGGCCTGCTCAAGGTCGACGTGCTGGCACTGGGTATGCTCAGCGCCCTGCGCCGTTGCTTCGACCTGCTGCAACGCCACCGTGGCCGGCACTTGACCCTGGCGACCATTCCCGCTGAAGACCCGGCCACCTACGCGATGATCAGCCGCGCCGAGACCATGGGCGTGTTCCAGATCGAGTCGCGCGCGCAAATGGCCATGTTGCCGCGGCTGCGGCCCGAAAAGTTCTACGATCTGGTCATCGAGGTGGCCATCGTCCGCCCTGGGCCGATCCAGGGCGACATGGTCCACCCTTACCTGCGTCGGCGCCTGAAGCAGGAGCCGGTGACGTACCCCTCGCCGCAGCTCAAGGCCGTGTTCGAGCGCACCCTGGGGGTGCCGTTGTTCCAGGAGCAGGTGATGGAGTTGGCAATGGTCGCGGCCGACTACAGCCCCGGCGAGGCGGACCAGTTGCGCCGCAGCATGGCCGCCTGGAAGCGCCACGGCGGCCTGGAGCCACACCGCGAGCGGCTGATAAAGGGTATGTTGCGCAATGGTTACGAGCTTGCATTTGCCGAGCGCATCTTCGAGCAGATCAAGGGTTTTGGCAGTTACGGCTTCCCGGAATCGCACGCGGCCAGCTTTGCCTTGCTGTGTTATGCCAGCAGTTGGCTCAAGTGCCATGAACCGGCGATCTTTACCTGTGCGCTGGTCAACAGCTGGCCCATGGGTTTTTACAGCCCCGACCAGTTGCTGCAAGAAGCCCGACGCCAGGGCATCGAGGTCAGGCCGGTGGATGTCTGCCACAGTGACTGGGACTGCACGCTTGAGCCCGAATCGGGCGAGGCCCTGGCCATCCGCATGGGCTTGCGCCTGGTGCGTGGTTTTGCCGAGGCCGATGCCAGGCGCCTGGTGCAGGCGAGGGCGCAGCGGGCATGGCGCGATGTCGAGGACGTGTGCCTGCGCGCTGGGCTCGACGCGCGTGCCCGCGCCCAGTTGGCTGATGCCGGCGCGCTGCGCGCCTTGGCTCGCGACCGCCATCAGGCGCGCTGGCAGGTGGCGGCGGTGCAGCCACAGCTGCCCTTGTTCGCCGACGTGGAAGCTGCGCCGGAAGACGCCGTCGAACTGCCCGTCCCCAGCGTGGCGGAGAACCTGATGGCCGATTACCAGGCCCTGGGTACCACGCTTGGGCCGCATCCGCTGGCCTTGTTGCGTTCACGCCTGAGGGCGTTGGGCTGCCGCAGTTCGGGCGAACTGCAAGGTGTCGAGCATGGCGACAACATTGCCGTCGCCGGGCTGGTGGTGGGCCGCCAGCGGCCACAGACGGCCAGTGGCGTGACCTTCGTCACCCTGGAGGACGAGCATGGCATGCTCAATGTAGTGGTGTGGCGCGACCTGGCCGAGCGGCAGCGACGGGCACTGGTGGGGTCGCAGTTGCTCAAGGTCAGCGGGCGGCTGGAGCAGGCCGACGGCGTGCGCCACTTGATTGCGCGGCGACTGGAAGATGTCAGCCAGTTGCTGCAGGGGCTGGATGTGCGCAGCCGCGATTTCCATTAA